Proteins encoded in a region of the Candidatus Margulisiibacteriota bacterium genome:
- the rpsB gene encoding 30S ribosomal protein S2, with protein sequence MAVVTMKELLEAGVHFGHQSKRWNPKMQKFIYSARNGIHVIDLHKSIPLIEKTFSFIKGLVATGTILFIGTKKQAQEVIEEEAKRCGMFFVNQRWMGGTLTNFKTLKKNIARLNEIEKMKEDGTFEKLPKKEVILLEREHRKLIRGLGGIRQMTSLPAAVFVVDTVKEQTAIKEAKRLNIPVIAVVDTNSDPDDVDYPVPGNDDAIRSIKLLTKLIADAVMAGRETTTTTEGLEGEAATDSIAVPLEVEEEAMLSQEVQLEDKVLANIILPKEEEEEKRIGF encoded by the coding sequence ATGGCTGTCGTTACTATGAAAGAATTGCTCGAAGCTGGCGTGCATTTTGGCCACCAGAGCAAACGTTGGAACCCCAAAATGCAAAAATTCATCTACTCCGCGAGAAATGGCATTCATGTTATTGATCTCCATAAATCGATCCCTTTGATCGAGAAGACCTTTAGCTTTATCAAAGGGCTGGTCGCCACCGGCACAATCCTCTTTATCGGCACCAAAAAGCAAGCTCAAGAAGTGATCGAGGAAGAAGCCAAACGCTGCGGGATGTTTTTCGTCAACCAGCGCTGGATGGGCGGGACCCTCACCAACTTCAAGACCCTCAAAAAGAACATCGCCCGGCTGAACGAGATCGAAAAAATGAAGGAAGACGGGACCTTCGAGAAGCTCCCGAAAAAAGAAGTTATTCTCTTGGAACGCGAACACCGGAAACTGATCCGGGGCCTCGGCGGGATCCGCCAAATGACCAGCCTGCCGGCCGCGGTTTTCGTGGTCGACACCGTCAAAGAACAGACCGCGATCAAAGAGGCCAAACGGCTGAACATCCCGGTCATCGCCGTCGTCGACACCAACAGCGACCCGGATGACGTCGATTATCCGGTCCCGGGCAATGACGACGCGATCCGCTCGATCAAGCTCCTCACCAAACTGATCGCCGACGCGGTCATGGCCGGTCGCGAAACGACCACCACGACCGAAGGGCTCGAAGGTGAAGCGGCAACTGACTCGATCGCCGTGCCGCTGGAAGTGGAAGAAGAAGCGATGCTCTCCCAGGAAGTGCAACTGGAAGATAAAGTGCTCGCCAACATCATTCTGCCGAAAGAAGAAGAGGAAGAAAAGCGAATCGGTTTTTAG
- the tsf gene encoding translation elongation factor Ts has translation MAITVEMITKLREKTGCGMMDCKAALTETAGDFDKAIELLRKKGMAAATKRAGRTACQGLVDSYIHIGGKIGVLIEVNCETDFVAQGIDFQAFVKDLCMQIAASSPQYINKEDVPAEVIAREKEILTAQTKEEGKPEAALPKIVEGRLQKFYGEICLMEQPFVKDPKVAVKDLLANLLAKIGENIVVRRFVRYQLGENS, from the coding sequence ATGGCAATTACAGTTGAAATGATCACTAAATTAAGAGAAAAAACCGGGTGCGGCATGATGGATTGTAAAGCCGCGCTAACCGAAACAGCCGGCGACTTTGATAAAGCGATCGAACTCCTCCGGAAAAAAGGGATGGCCGCCGCGACCAAACGGGCCGGCCGGACCGCTTGCCAGGGACTGGTTGACTCCTACATCCACATCGGCGGGAAGATCGGGGTCTTGATCGAGGTTAACTGCGAAACCGACTTCGTCGCTCAAGGGATCGACTTTCAGGCTTTCGTGAAAGACCTTTGCATGCAGATCGCCGCTTCCAGCCCGCAATACATCAACAAGGAAGACGTCCCGGCTGAAGTTATCGCCCGGGAAAAAGAGATCCTGACCGCCCAGACCAAGGAAGAAGGGAAACCGGAAGCCGCACTCCCCAAGATCGTGGAAGGCCGTCTGCAAAAGTTCTACGGCGAGATCTGCTTGATGGAACAACCGTTCGTCAAGGACCCGAAGGTTGCCGTTAAAGATCTACTGGCTAATTTGTTGGCTAAGATCGGCGAAAACATCGTCGTGCGGCGGTTCGTCCGCTATCAGCTCGGGGAAAACTCTTAA